A single Actinomadura algeriensis DNA region contains:
- a CDS encoding YbjQ family protein: protein MLIVTTDGLAGFEIRSVLGEVLGTAVQPDQGMAPQHGPAGSSSTFRVTGERPAAGLGAARREAVDRLGEEARRKGANSVVGMRFETAPIGGGAYEVCAYGTAVWAEPAAAPSRDQAPPMPQHGQQHGQVPPYKDPGPGGPPMAARNLTMGLHDRPR from the coding sequence ATGCTGATCGTGACCACTGACGGCCTGGCGGGATTCGAGATCCGCAGCGTGCTCGGCGAGGTCCTGGGCACGGCCGTCCAGCCCGACCAGGGCATGGCGCCGCAGCACGGACCCGCCGGGAGCAGCTCCACGTTCCGCGTGACGGGGGAGCGGCCGGCCGCCGGGCTGGGCGCGGCCCGCCGCGAGGCGGTGGACCGGCTCGGTGAGGAGGCGCGCCGCAAGGGCGCCAACTCGGTCGTCGGCATGCGCTTCGAGACCGCCCCGATCGGCGGCGGCGCCTACGAGGTCTGCGCCTACGGCACGGCCGTGTGGGCCGAGCCCGCCGCCGCGCCGTCCCGCGACCAGGCGCCCCCGATGCCCCAGCACGGCCAGCAGCACGGGCAGGTCCCGCCGTACAAGGACCCCGGGCCCGGCGGCCCCCCGATGGCCGCGCGCAACCTGACGATGGGCCTGCACGACCGTCCGCGCTAG
- a CDS encoding molecular chaperone DnaJ — protein MRGAGDQRRRGRGAQAATAAIEAREAAASAFYDMDQAQKFIDGRVTVFEDLDARAAEPVRREFAGLSQAADAASVAYISVVDAHDVSDQDRSPAEYDAARRAFVACTERLQKSTRDLNGFAERLGPKMARLESALDRLPPKLSAARDAVAAADAAVTAAREAGMDASDPAAELDRAKESLGVLSSRGLGGLGLDGALRRAEEIRDTAERAREAAAELPKQGEKVRNSLNSVKTRVDVVANRVGTVRQAMKTMLRKYSQACWQDLRGAPEAIEAGVGRARERLDEGAEHAARGEWKQAQQALTAARTELNAADRRAGQVTGRVERLDEVAADPGAPVEGVRFAVRDAQRLAMAQPGGAAPHHARVLDGLVERLEKAPASLTGTHPDYWAYLRELESIKTAAGDVVTRIRSERAGQG, from the coding sequence GTGCGGGGTGCGGGCGACCAGCGCAGGCGGGGCCGGGGGGCGCAGGCGGCGACGGCCGCGATCGAGGCGAGGGAGGCGGCCGCGTCCGCCTTCTACGACATGGACCAGGCGCAGAAGTTCATCGACGGCCGCGTCACCGTCTTCGAGGACCTGGACGCCCGCGCGGCCGAGCCGGTCCGGCGCGAGTTCGCCGGGCTGTCGCAGGCCGCCGACGCGGCGTCCGTGGCATATATCTCGGTCGTCGACGCGCACGACGTGAGCGACCAGGACCGGTCACCGGCGGAGTACGACGCGGCCCGCCGCGCGTTCGTCGCGTGCACCGAGCGGCTGCAGAAGTCCACCCGGGACCTCAACGGGTTCGCCGAGCGGCTCGGCCCGAAGATGGCGCGGCTGGAATCGGCGCTCGATCGGCTGCCGCCGAAGCTGAGCGCGGCGCGGGACGCGGTCGCCGCCGCCGACGCGGCCGTGACGGCGGCGCGGGAGGCCGGGATGGACGCGTCCGACCCGGCGGCGGAACTCGACCGGGCCAAGGAGTCCCTCGGCGTCCTGTCGTCCCGGGGCCTCGGCGGGCTCGGCCTGGACGGCGCGCTGCGCCGGGCCGAGGAGATCCGCGACACCGCCGAACGCGCGCGGGAGGCGGCCGCCGAGCTGCCGAAGCAGGGCGAGAAGGTCCGCAACTCGCTGAACTCGGTCAAGACGCGGGTCGACGTCGTCGCGAACCGCGTCGGGACCGTCCGGCAGGCGATGAAGACGATGCTGCGCAAGTACTCGCAGGCCTGCTGGCAGGACCTGCGGGGCGCGCCCGAGGCGATCGAGGCGGGGGTGGGCCGCGCCCGCGAGCGGCTCGACGAGGGCGCCGAGCACGCCGCCCGCGGCGAGTGGAAGCAGGCGCAGCAGGCGCTGACCGCGGCCCGCACCGAGCTGAACGCCGCCGACCGCCGGGCCGGGCAGGTCACCGGACGGGTCGAGCGGCTCGACGAGGTCGCCGCCGATCCCGGCGCGCCCGTCGAGGGCGTGCGGTTCGCCGTCCGGGACGCGCAGCGCCTCGCGATGGCGCAGCCCGGCGGCGCGGCCCCGCACCACGCGCGCGTCCTGGACGGCCTCGTCGAACGCCTGGAGAAGGCCCCCGCGAGCCTCACGGGCACGCACCCCGACTACTGGGCGTACCTGCGGGAACTCGAGTCGATCAAGACGGCGGCGGGCGACGTCGTCACCCGTATCCGCTCCGAACGGGCCGGCCAGGGCTAG
- a CDS encoding TerD family protein, with protein sequence MGVSLSKGGNVSLTKQAPGLTAVTVGLGWDLRTTTGTDFDLDASALVLDGSGKIITDQHFVFFNNLRTPDGAVEHTGDNKTGAGEGDDEQLKVNFGAMPATAERVAFAVSIYDADSRSQSFGQVRNAFIRVMNQVDGTELARYDLTEDASMETAMVFGELYRAGTDWKFRAVGQGYASGLAGIATDFGVNL encoded by the coding sequence GTGGGCGTCAGTCTCAGCAAGGGCGGCAACGTCTCGCTCACCAAGCAGGCGCCGGGGCTGACGGCGGTGACCGTCGGGCTGGGCTGGGACCTGCGCACCACCACCGGCACCGACTTCGACCTCGACGCGTCCGCGCTCGTCCTGGACGGCTCGGGCAAGATCATCACCGACCAGCACTTCGTGTTCTTCAACAACCTGCGCACGCCGGACGGCGCGGTCGAGCACACCGGCGACAACAAGACCGGCGCCGGCGAGGGCGACGACGAGCAGCTCAAGGTCAACTTCGGCGCGATGCCGGCCACCGCCGAGCGGGTGGCGTTCGCCGTGTCGATCTACGACGCCGACTCCCGGAGCCAGAGCTTCGGGCAGGTCCGCAACGCCTTCATCCGCGTGATGAACCAGGTCGACGGCACCGAGCTCGCCCGTTACGACCTCACCGAGGACGCCTCGATGGAGACCGCGATGGTGTTCGGCGAGCTGTACCGCGCGGGCACGGACTGGAAGTTCCGCGCCGTCGGCCAGGGCTACGCGTCGGGGCTCGCCGGGATCGCGACGGACTTCGGCGTCAACCTCTGA
- a CDS encoding TerD family protein, translated as MGVSLAKGGNVSLTKAAPNLTAVAVGLGWDVRATTGADFDLDASALLLGASGKVLSDGHFVFFNNLTSPDGSVEHTGDNLTGEGEGDDEVVNVDLNGVPAECERIVFPVSIYDADNRHQNFGQVRNAFIRIVNRADDAELARFDLSEDASTETAMVFGELYRHNGEWKFRAVGQGYASGLAGIAMDFGVNVG; from the coding sequence ATGGGTGTCTCACTCGCCAAGGGCGGCAACGTCTCGCTGACGAAGGCCGCGCCCAATCTCACGGCGGTCGCCGTCGGCCTCGGCTGGGACGTCCGGGCCACCACCGGCGCCGACTTCGACCTGGACGCGTCCGCGCTGCTGCTCGGCGCGTCCGGGAAAGTGCTGTCCGACGGGCACTTCGTTTTCTTCAACAACCTGACGAGCCCGGACGGGTCGGTCGAGCACACCGGCGACAACCTGACCGGTGAGGGCGAGGGCGACGACGAGGTCGTCAACGTGGACCTCAACGGGGTGCCCGCCGAGTGCGAGCGCATCGTGTTCCCCGTGTCGATCTACGACGCCGACAACCGGCACCAGAACTTCGGGCAGGTCCGCAACGCGTTCATCCGGATCGTCAACCGGGCCGACGACGCGGAACTGGCGCGCTTCGACCTGTCTGAGGACGCCTCGACGGAGACCGCGATGGTGTTCGGCGAGCTGTACCGTCACAACGGTGAGTGGAAGTTCAGAGCGGTCGGCCAGGGGTACGCCTCCGGATTGGCCGGCATCGCCATGGACTTCGGTGTCAACGTCGGCTGA
- a CDS encoding DUF475 domain-containing protein — MILRTFGWSFGITALGLVAAFFYDGPTGLALVAVLAVLEISLSFDNAVVNAKVLDRMSEFWQKIFLTIGIAIAVFGMRLVFPLVIVGITARLGPIEAFDLALNDSGRYHHLMEQAYPTIAAFGGMFLMMLFLNFVFEERDIHWLTWLEKPLAVMGRLDQLPVVIAGGALALVASIWADDPGEVMIAGVLGMVTYILVNGLGELFSEASDLDLDDDDEGPEDEVTLRRSGPSGLARATGKAGFFLFLYLEVLDASFSFDGVIGAFAISTDPIVIALGLGIGAMYIRSLTVFLVRKGTLHTYVYLEHGAHWAIGALAVCMLIGIGGHVPEWITGGLGAGLIIAAFISSVMRNRGGDGDSSAPSGDDKTLHAGKV; from the coding sequence ATGATTCTTCGCACCTTCGGGTGGTCCTTCGGCATCACGGCCCTGGGCCTGGTGGCCGCCTTCTTCTACGACGGACCCACGGGGCTCGCGCTCGTCGCGGTCCTGGCCGTCCTCGAGATCTCGCTCTCGTTCGACAACGCCGTGGTCAACGCCAAGGTGCTCGACCGGATGAGCGAGTTCTGGCAGAAGATCTTCTTGACGATCGGCATCGCGATCGCGGTGTTCGGCATGCGGCTGGTGTTCCCGCTCGTCATCGTCGGGATCACCGCTCGGCTCGGGCCGATCGAGGCGTTCGACCTGGCGCTGAACGACTCCGGCAGGTACCACCACCTGATGGAGCAGGCCTACCCGACCATCGCCGCGTTCGGCGGGATGTTCCTGATGATGCTGTTCCTGAACTTCGTGTTCGAGGAGCGCGACATCCACTGGCTGACGTGGCTGGAGAAGCCGCTCGCCGTCATGGGCAGGCTGGACCAGCTTCCGGTCGTCATCGCGGGCGGCGCGCTCGCGCTGGTCGCCTCGATCTGGGCCGACGACCCCGGCGAGGTCATGATCGCGGGCGTGCTCGGCATGGTGACCTACATCCTCGTCAACGGGCTCGGCGAGCTGTTCTCCGAGGCGAGCGACCTGGACCTCGACGATGACGACGAGGGTCCCGAGGACGAGGTCACGCTCCGGCGGTCCGGGCCGAGCGGCCTCGCCAGGGCCACCGGCAAGGCGGGGTTCTTCCTGTTCCTCTACCTGGAGGTGCTGGACGCCTCGTTCAGCTTCGACGGCGTCATCGGCGCGTTCGCGATCAGCACCGACCCGATCGTCATCGCGCTCGGCCTGGGCATCGGTGCCATGTACATCCGGTCGCTGACGGTGTTCCTCGTCCGCAAGGGCACCCTGCACACCTACGTCTACCTGGAGCACGGCGCCCACTGGGCGATCGGCGCGCTCGCCGTCTGCATGCTGATCGGCATCGGCGGCCACGTCCCCGAGTGGATCACCGGCGGGCTCGGCGCGGGCCTGATCATCGCCGCGTTCATCAGCTCGGTGATGCGCAACCGGGGCGGGGACGGCGACTCGTCCGCCCCCTCCGGCGACGACAAGACACTGCACGCCGGAAAGGTCTGA
- a CDS encoding TerD family protein, whose translation MSISLQKGQKVSLAKPGGGSLTRVRMGLGWDAVAKKGLFGKSRAQSIDLDASCLLFDAAGNLADQVWFRQLQSKEGAVHHTGDNLTGEGEGDDEVINVDLQRVPDNVHQLVFTVNSFTGQDFSQIANAFCRLVDEGTGQEIARYELSEGGRHNAQIMAKVSRDGSGWSMTAIGATASGRTFQHLLPAVSAHL comes from the coding sequence ATGTCGATCTCGCTGCAGAAGGGGCAGAAGGTCTCGCTGGCCAAGCCCGGGGGCGGCAGCCTCACCCGCGTCCGGATGGGCCTGGGCTGGGACGCCGTCGCCAAGAAGGGCCTGTTCGGCAAGAGCCGCGCCCAGTCCATCGACCTGGACGCGTCGTGCCTGCTGTTCGACGCCGCCGGGAACCTCGCCGACCAGGTGTGGTTCCGCCAGCTGCAGAGCAAGGAGGGGGCCGTCCACCACACCGGCGACAACCTGACCGGTGAGGGCGAGGGCGACGACGAGGTCATCAACGTCGACCTGCAGCGCGTCCCCGACAACGTCCACCAGCTGGTCTTCACGGTCAACTCGTTCACCGGCCAGGACTTCTCGCAGATCGCCAACGCGTTCTGCCGGCTGGTGGACGAGGGCACCGGGCAGGAGATCGCGCGTTACGAGCTGAGCGAGGGCGGCCGGCACAACGCGCAGATCATGGCGAAGGTGTCGCGGGACGGGAGCGGCTGGTCGATGACGGCGATCGGCGCGACCGCGTCCGGGCGGACCTTCCAGCATCTGCTGCCCGCGGTGTCGGCCCATCTGTGA
- a CDS encoding HpcH/HpaI aldolase/citrate lyase family protein — MHHPGTGRTEPDGGSRRSGMRHFDHVDAARRKHLFFRHPRPFDRHDDPAVLAVALGATLYCPATRPALSTAIGKAARRGVKSMVVCLEDAIADGDVVRGEANLVAAFADLHARGGAAPLLFVRVRAPRQIGDLIDRLGDAAELLSGFVLPKFSASAGGAFLDALADTAARGGLPLLAMPVIESPETVYAETRAEMLDDVARLLAKHRDRILAVRLGATDMSAAYGLRRPPDLTIYDIRPVAGVISDVVNVLGRADGTGFVITGPVWEYFSAGERMFKPQLRSTPFDAQRAAPLRQRLITSDLDGLIREVHLDKANGLTGKTVIHPSHVAAVHALSVVTHEEYCDAADILGVAGGGAMASAYANKMNEAKPHRAWAERLMLRARVFGVAAEDVTFVELLEAADVP; from the coding sequence ATGCACCACCCCGGTACGGGACGTACCGAGCCGGACGGGGGCTCGCGGCGGTCCGGCATGCGGCATTTCGACCATGTCGACGCCGCCCGCCGCAAGCACCTGTTCTTCCGGCACCCGCGGCCGTTCGACCGGCACGACGACCCGGCGGTGCTCGCCGTGGCGCTCGGCGCGACGCTCTACTGCCCGGCCACCCGCCCGGCCCTCTCCACCGCCATCGGCAAGGCCGCGCGGCGCGGGGTGAAGAGCATGGTGGTGTGCCTGGAGGACGCGATCGCCGACGGCGACGTGGTCCGGGGCGAGGCCAACCTGGTCGCCGCGTTCGCCGACCTGCACGCGCGCGGGGGAGCGGCGCCGCTGCTGTTCGTCCGCGTCCGCGCGCCCCGGCAGATCGGGGACCTGATCGACCGGCTCGGCGATGCCGCCGAGCTGCTCAGCGGGTTCGTGCTGCCGAAGTTCTCCGCGTCCGCCGGTGGAGCGTTCCTGGACGCGCTGGCCGACACCGCCGCCCGCGGCGGGCTGCCGCTGCTGGCCATGCCGGTGATCGAGAGCCCCGAGACCGTGTACGCCGAGACGCGCGCCGAGATGCTGGACGACGTCGCCCGGCTGCTCGCCAAGCACCGCGACCGGATCCTGGCGGTCCGGCTGGGCGCGACCGACATGTCCGCCGCGTACGGGCTGCGCCGCCCGCCGGACCTGACGATCTACGACATCCGGCCGGTCGCGGGCGTGATCAGCGACGTCGTCAACGTGCTCGGCCGCGCCGACGGCACGGGCTTCGTGATCACCGGGCCGGTCTGGGAGTACTTCTCGGCGGGCGAGCGGATGTTCAAGCCGCAGCTGCGCAGCACCCCGTTCGACGCGCAGCGGGCCGCGCCGCTGCGGCAGCGGCTGATCACCTCCGACCTCGACGGGCTGATCCGCGAGGTGCACCTCGACAAGGCCAACGGCCTCACCGGCAAGACGGTGATCCACCCGAGCCACGTGGCGGCCGTCCACGCCCTGTCGGTCGTCACCCACGAGGAGTATTGCGACGCCGCCGACATCCTCGGCGTCGCGGGGGGCGGGGCGATGGCGAGCGCGTACGCGAACAAGATGAACGAGGCGAAGCCGCACCGGGCCTGGGCGGAGCGGCTGATGCTGCGCGCCCGGGTGTTCGGGGTCGCGGCCGAGGACGTCACGTTCGTCGAGCTGCTCGAAGCGGCCGACGTGCCATGA
- a CDS encoding phosphoribosyltransferase family protein, protein MTGTGGPSAAGGTAGTGGPAWAGAWVADRLGVRLADGARPVGAGLSDLVGLAVRRNPRRAHLLVSAVLGKHVPTDPRLVYGAGLLLGGLVRARLHDVDVPSRAGAFLTDALDGAPGAAAALRDVLSEPQDPLDAIVFGYAETATALGHSVADALGGAYYLHSTRRPVPGFTAYGGFEEEHSHATSHLLLPANPADLDRDVPMVLVDDELSTGRTVLNTIEALHAVRPRRHYVLAALVDLRGDEDRARMDALAARLGARIDAVALAAGRVELPDGILDAGRALVASLTGPAAAPAAPAAPVTGAFPVTRARLDWPSGLPDGGRHGFLPSHRARLDKDLPRMADTIADGLGDGFSRVLVLGFEELMYAPLRLAEALADALPDADVRYSTTTRSPVLAVDDPGYAIRTRLAFPAHDDPADGPGERYAYNVSAGFDRIVFAVDGPGDTGALAGGLLARLRALAPVTIATVPSRRRDA, encoded by the coding sequence GTGACCGGGACCGGCGGACCGTCCGCCGCCGGCGGGACGGCCGGGACGGGCGGACCGGCCTGGGCCGGCGCGTGGGTCGCCGACCGGCTCGGCGTGCGGCTGGCCGACGGCGCCCGTCCGGTCGGCGCCGGGCTGTCCGACCTCGTCGGGCTGGCGGTCCGCCGGAACCCGCGCCGCGCGCACCTGCTGGTATCGGCGGTCCTGGGCAAGCACGTACCCACCGACCCGCGTCTGGTGTACGGCGCGGGGCTGCTGCTGGGCGGCCTCGTGCGCGCGCGCCTGCATGACGTGGACGTACCGTCCCGTGCGGGTGCGTTCCTCACGGACGCCCTGGACGGTGCACCGGGCGCGGCGGCCGCGCTACGGGACGTCCTGTCCGAGCCTCAAGACCCACTTGACGCGATCGTGTTCGGCTACGCGGAGACCGCGACGGCCCTGGGGCATTCGGTGGCGGACGCTCTGGGCGGCGCGTACTACCTGCACTCCACGCGCCGTCCGGTACCGGGCTTCACCGCCTATGGCGGGTTCGAGGAGGAGCACAGCCACGCCACGAGCCACCTGCTGCTCCCCGCGAACCCCGCCGACCTCGACCGCGACGTCCCCATGGTCCTGGTGGACGACGAGCTGTCGACCGGACGCACGGTCCTGAACACGATCGAGGCGCTGCACGCCGTCCGGCCGCGCCGCCACTACGTCCTGGCCGCCCTGGTCGACCTGCGGGGCGACGAGGACCGGGCCCGCATGGACGCGCTCGCCGCCCGGCTGGGCGCCCGCATCGACGCCGTGGCGCTCGCGGCGGGGCGCGTCGAGCTGCCCGACGGCATCCTGGACGCCGGGCGGGCGCTCGTGGCGAGCCTCACCGGACCCGCGGCCGCCCCGGCCGCCCCGGCCGCCCCGGTCACCGGCGCGTTCCCGGTGACGCGCGCGCGGCTCGACTGGCCGTCCGGGCTTCCCGACGGCGGACGGCACGGCTTCCTGCCCTCGCACCGCGCGCGCTTGGACAAGGACCTGCCGCGCATGGCCGACACCATCGCGGACGGTCTCGGCGACGGCTTCTCCCGCGTGCTCGTCCTCGGCTTCGAAGAACTGATGTACGCGCCCCTGCGGCTCGCCGAAGCGCTCGCGGACGCCCTGCCGGACGCGGACGTCCGGTACTCGACGACGACGCGCTCGCCCGTCCTCGCCGTGGACGACCCCGGGTACGCCATCCGCACCCGCCTCGCGTTCCCCGCACACGACGACCCCGCAGACGGCCCGGGGGAGCGGTACGCCTACAACGTGTCCGCCGGGTTCGATCGGATCGTGTTCGCGGTGGACGGCCCGGGGGACACCGGCGCCCTGGCAGGCGGCCTTCTGGCGCGGCTGCGCGCGCTCGCCCCCGTGACGATCGCCACCGTCCCGTCCCGCAGGAGAGACGCGTGA
- a CDS encoding cysteine protease StiP family protein yields the protein MKPLYGPQFGSYPAEDVAWLLKDLSHVELEAPTEEREAAIQTGRAHYAESLPVEYQPGPEYKRLFHEALDASAERIAYATGLVTELVLAERGPDAVLVSLARAGTPVGILMRRWARFARGLDLPHYAISIVRARGIDTVALRYLAEHHDPSGVMFVDGWTGKGAITRELTEALRGGPFRPDLAVLADPGRCTPLHGTRDDFLIPSACLNSTVSGLVSRTVLNAALIGPGDFHGAKFYAGLAGDDVSAHFLDTVCARFDDVAERVAKDLPALRAADRAPDWSGWDAVRRWARAQGTDDLNLVKPGIGETTRVLLRRVPWKVLVRADAGPEVTHIRLLARERGVPVEEVAPDAFPYACMGFIHPKFGKGAVQ from the coding sequence GTGAAGCCGCTGTACGGCCCGCAATTCGGCAGCTACCCCGCCGAGGACGTCGCGTGGCTGCTCAAGGACCTCTCCCACGTGGAGCTGGAGGCGCCCACCGAGGAGCGCGAGGCCGCGATCCAGACCGGCCGCGCCCACTACGCGGAGTCGCTCCCCGTCGAGTACCAGCCGGGCCCCGAGTACAAGCGGCTCTTCCACGAGGCCCTGGACGCCTCCGCCGAGCGCATCGCCTACGCGACGGGCCTCGTCACCGAACTGGTCCTCGCCGAGCGCGGGCCGGACGCCGTCCTGGTCTCGCTCGCGCGCGCCGGAACGCCCGTCGGGATCCTGATGCGGCGCTGGGCGCGGTTCGCGCGCGGCCTCGACCTGCCGCACTACGCGATCAGCATCGTCCGCGCCCGCGGCATCGACACCGTCGCCCTCCGGTACCTCGCCGAACACCACGACCCGTCCGGGGTGATGTTCGTCGACGGCTGGACGGGCAAGGGCGCGATCACCCGGGAGCTCACCGAGGCCCTGCGCGGGGGCCCGTTCCGGCCCGACCTCGCGGTCCTGGCCGACCCCGGGCGCTGCACGCCGCTGCACGGCACGCGCGACGACTTCCTGATCCCGTCCGCCTGCCTGAACTCGACGGTGTCGGGGCTCGTCAGCCGTACCGTCCTCAACGCCGCCCTGATCGGCCCCGGCGACTTCCACGGCGCGAAGTTCTACGCCGGCCTCGCCGGGGACGACGTGTCCGCGCACTTCCTCGACACGGTGTGCGCCCGCTTCGACGACGTCGCCGAACGCGTCGCCAAGGACCTGCCCGCCCTCCGCGCCGCCGACCGGGCCCCCGACTGGTCCGGGTGGGACGCCGTCCGCCGCTGGGCGCGCGCGCAGGGCACCGACGACCTCAACCTCGTGAAACCGGGGATCGGGGAAACGACCCGGGTACTCCTGCGGCGCGTCCCCTGGAAGGTGCTCGTCCGCGCCGACGCGGGGCCGGAGGTCACGCACATCCGGCTCCTCGCCCGAGAGCGCGGAGTGCCCGTCGAGGAAGTCGCGCCGGACGCGTTCCCGTACGCCTGCATGGGCTTCATCCACCCCAAGTTCGGCAAGGGGGCCGTTCAGTGA
- a CDS encoding HAD family hydrolase translates to MTVLVCSDLDRTLIYSQAAFALDGPDETMPRLLSVEFYQGKPLSYMTEAAARTLEDLAASAAFVPATTRTPEQYRRVRLLDKPPAYAICANGGHLLVDGADDPGWSASVRSRISAGCAPLAEIQAHLTGVSGDFVLKRRTASDLFAYTVVDRAALPAGWVDDLTGWCADRGWRTSLQGRKVYCLPSGLTKAAAAAEVARRTGAATVLAAGDSLLDIELLDAADAAVRPAHGELHDTGWTSPTTSVTASRGIAAGQEIAEWLLSRATAP, encoded by the coding sequence GTGACCGTTCTGGTGTGCTCCGACCTGGACCGCACGCTCATCTACTCGCAGGCCGCGTTCGCCTTGGACGGCCCTGACGAAACGATGCCCCGCCTCCTGTCCGTGGAGTTCTACCAGGGAAAACCGCTCTCCTACATGACGGAGGCGGCAGCCCGGACCCTCGAGGATCTCGCGGCCTCGGCCGCGTTCGTCCCCGCCACCACGCGCACGCCCGAGCAGTACCGGCGCGTCCGCCTCCTCGACAAGCCGCCCGCGTACGCGATCTGCGCGAACGGCGGGCATCTCCTCGTCGACGGCGCCGACGACCCCGGCTGGTCCGCGTCCGTCCGGTCCCGGATCTCCGCCGGGTGCGCGCCGCTCGCCGAGATCCAGGCCCACCTCACCGGCGTCTCGGGCGACTTCGTCCTGAAACGCCGCACCGCCTCCGACCTGTTCGCCTACACCGTCGTCGACCGCGCGGCCCTCCCCGCGGGCTGGGTGGACGACCTCACCGGCTGGTGCGCCGACCGCGGCTGGCGCACGTCCCTGCAGGGCCGCAAGGTGTACTGCCTGCCGTCCGGCCTCACCAAGGCCGCCGCCGCCGCGGAGGTCGCCCGCCGCACCGGCGCCGCGACCGTGCTCGCCGCCGGCGACAGCCTCCTCGACATCGAACTCCTCGACGCCGCCGACGCCGCCGTCCGTCCCGCCCACGGCGAGCTGCACGACACCGGCTGGACGTCCCCGACCACGAGCGTCACCGCGTCCCGGGGCATCGCCGCCGGGCAGGAGATCGCGGAATGGCTCCTGTCGCGCGCCACCGCACCGTGA
- a CDS encoding amylo-alpha-1,6-glucosidase has translation MSSRLTGDETALWQAAACVLDANWTGAATAASPALYPHQWSWDSAFAALGLARHRPDRARRELLSLFRGQWADGMLPHIVFNSRLDRRAFFPGPELWCSDRQPAAPRGVRTSGLTQPPLHALVALRLHQAAPDRAFAARIYPMLAAQHRYLAQVRDLESSGLIAICHPWESGLDNSPAWDRPLGALELPPDAFAPARGPRALPTGEDYDRYVRLVTLLRDTAYSPGHLRETHPFAVEDPLVNAAYLASTHALAELAEIAGADPAPHRERAARVHEALLDRLWDPDTGCFRARDLRAGRLLPTVTIGAFGPLLDPELPAPIVRALVDLLLSARFAGAAGYPVPTCDIQSPAFDRGGYWRGPTWISTNWLIWYGALAHGLPVVADLLYGSTLRLVRQSGFREFFDPFDGSGRGGHDHSWSAALVLDLLGARRAPRAA, from the coding sequence ATGAGCTCCCGGCTGACCGGAGACGAGACCGCGCTGTGGCAGGCCGCGGCGTGCGTGCTGGACGCCAACTGGACCGGTGCCGCGACCGCCGCGTCGCCCGCCCTCTACCCGCACCAGTGGAGCTGGGACTCGGCGTTCGCCGCCCTCGGCCTCGCCCGGCACCGCCCCGATCGCGCCCGCCGCGAGCTGCTGTCGCTGTTCCGCGGCCAGTGGGCCGACGGGATGCTCCCGCACATCGTGTTCAACAGCCGCCTCGACCGGCGCGCGTTCTTCCCCGGCCCCGAACTGTGGTGCAGCGACCGGCAGCCCGCCGCGCCCCGCGGCGTCCGCACGTCCGGCCTCACCCAGCCGCCGCTGCACGCCCTCGTCGCCCTGCGCCTGCACCAGGCCGCGCCCGACCGCGCGTTCGCCGCCCGGATCTACCCGATGCTCGCCGCCCAGCACCGCTACCTCGCGCAGGTCCGCGACCTGGAGTCCAGCGGCCTCATCGCGATCTGCCACCCGTGGGAGTCCGGCCTCGACAACAGCCCCGCCTGGGACCGCCCGCTCGGCGCCCTCGAGCTGCCGCCGGACGCCTTCGCGCCCGCCCGCGGCCCCCGTGCCCTCCCCACCGGCGAGGACTACGACCGGTACGTCCGGCTCGTCACCCTGCTCCGCGACACCGCCTACAGCCCCGGCCACCTCCGCGAGACGCACCCGTTCGCCGTCGAGGACCCCCTCGTCAACGCCGCCTACCTGGCCTCCACGCACGCCCTCGCCGAACTCGCCGAGATCGCCGGCGCCGACCCGGCACCGCACCGCGAGCGCGCCGCCCGCGTCCACGAGGCCCTCCTCGACCGCCTCTGGGACCCCGACACCGGCTGCTTCCGCGCCCGCGACCTGCGCGCCGGCCGGCTCCTGCCCACCGTCACCATCGGCGCGTTCGGCCCCCTCCTCGACCCCGAACTGCCGGCCCCGATCGTCCGCGCCCTCGTCGACCTGCTCCTGTCGGCGCGCTTCGCCGGAGCCGCCGGGTACCCCGTTCCGACCTGCGACATCCAGTCGCCCGCGTTCGACCGCGGCGGCTACTGGCGCGGACCCACCTGGATCAGCACGAACTGGCTGATCTGGTACGGCGCCCTCGCGCACGGCCTCCCCGTCGTCGCCGATCTCCTCTACGGCTCCACGCTCCGGCTCGTCCGCCAGTCGGGCTTCCGCGAGTTCTTCGACCCCTTCGACGGCTCCGGCCGCGGCGGCCACGACCACTCGTGGTCGGCCGCGCTCGTCCTCGATCTCCTCGGCGCCCGCCGCGCCCCGCGCGCCGCCTGA
- a CDS encoding YtxH domain-containing protein, with translation MKHRMTFIAGAAIGYVLGTKAGQERYEQLKRFTRQLQENPNVQDAKGMLRAKGEEFAGAARDKAGTMRGSKEHVPEQAEHRERPTVYPG, from the coding sequence ATGAAGCACCGCATGACGTTCATCGCGGGCGCCGCGATCGGCTATGTCCTCGGGACGAAGGCCGGTCAGGAGCGATACGAGCAGCTCAAGCGGTTCACGCGGCAACTGCAGGAGAACCCGAACGTGCAGGACGCCAAGGGCATGCTGCGCGCCAAGGGCGAGGAGTTCGCCGGTGCCGCGCGCGACAAGGCCGGCACCATGCGCGGCTCGAAGGAGCATGTGCCCGAGCAGGCCGAGCACCGGGAGCGCCCGACGGTGTACCCGGGCTAG